A single region of the Aptenodytes patagonicus chromosome 7, bAptPat1.pri.cur, whole genome shotgun sequence genome encodes:
- the SELENOH gene encoding selenoprotein H, translated as MAPRGRKRRAQQPAAAEAPERAGAPQKRARAQGEGSPVGTGPRVVIEHCKSURVFGRNAAAVSEALRGAVAHLPVDINPRQPRRNSFEVSLVKEDGSTVELWSGIGKGPPRKLKFPQPEAVVEALKSSLA; from the exons ATGGCTCCCCGCGGGAGGAAGCGCCGGGCCCAGCAGCCGGCGGCGGCCGAGGCACCGGAGCGGGCGGGTGCCCCGCAGAAGCGGGCGCGCGCCCAGGGCGAGGGCAGCCCGGTGGGCACCGGCCCCCGCGTCGTCATCGAGCACTG cAAGAGCTGACGGGTGTTCGGGCGCAACGCGGCGGCGGTGAGCGAGGCCCTGCGCGGGGCCGTGGCCCACCTCCCCGTGGACATCAACCCCCGGCAGCCGCGCAGGAACAGCTTCGAGGTGTCCCTGGTGAAGGAGGACGGCAGTA CCGTGGAGCTGTGGAGCGGCATTGGGAAGGGGCCCCCCCGCAAGCTGAAGTTCCCCCAGCCGGAGGCCGTGGTGGAAGCCCTGAAGAGCAGCTTGGCATag
- the TMX2 gene encoding thioredoxin-related transmembrane protein 2 isoform X2 gives MFLSAIVMMKNRRSITVEQHIGNIFMFSKVANAILFFRLDVRMGLLYLTLCIVFLMTCKPPLYMGPEYIKYFSDKTIDEELERDKRVTWIVEFFANWSSECQSFAPIFADLSLKYNCSGLHFGKVDVGRYTDVSTRYKVSTSPLTKQLPTLILFQGGAETMRRPQIDKKGRAVSWTFSEENVIREFNLNELYQKAKKQSKPREEGPEEPPGLQAAAGHPDGEPKKDK, from the exons ATGTTCCTCAGCGCCATCGTGATGATGAAGAACCGACGCTCCA tcACCGTGGAGCAGCACATCGGGAACATCTTCATGTTCAGCAAAGTGGCAAACGCCATCCTCTTCTTCCGCCTCGACGTCCGCATGGGCCTGCTCTACCTCACGCTCTGCATAG TGTTCCTCATGACCTGCAAGCCCCCCCTCTACATGGGCCCTGAGTACATCAAGTATTTCAGCGACAAGACCATAGAC gaggagctggagcggGACAAGCGGGTGACCTGGATCGTCGAGTTCTTCGCCAACTGGTCCAGCGAGTGCCAGTCCTTCGCCCCCATCTTCGCCGACCTCTCTCTCAA gTACAACTGCTCGGGGCTGCACTTCGGGAAGGTGGACGTCGGCCGGTACACGGACGTCAGCACCAG GTACAAGGTCAGCACCTCGCCCCTCACCAAGCAGCTGCCCACCCTCATCCTCTTCCAGGGCGGGGCAGAGACCATGCGCCGGCCGCAGATCGACAAGAAGGGCCGGGCGGTGTCCTGGACCTTCTCCGAG GAGAACGTGATCCGGGAGTTCAACCTCAACGAGCTCTACCAGAAGGCCAAGAAGCAGTCGAAGCCGCGGGAGGAGGGGCCCGAGGAGCCCCCCGGGCTGCAGGCAGCCGCCGGCCACCCTGACGGGGAGCCCAAGAAGGACAAGTAG
- the MED19 gene encoding mediator of RNA polymerase II transcription subunit 19 produces MENFSALFGGPEPPPAAAAALGFGPAKAQGAGAAPPPAVAAPPPGEDAARKAASGPFYLLRELPGTTELTGSTNLITHYNLEHAYNKFCGKKVKEKLSNFLPDLPGMIDLPGSHDNSSLRSLIEKPPICGSSFTPLTGTMLTGFRLHAGPLPEQCRLMHIQPPKKKNKHKHKQSRTQDPVPPETPSDSDHKKKKKKKEEDPERKRKKKEKKKKKNRHSPEHPGVGSSQASSSSSLR; encoded by the exons ATGGAGAACTTCTCGGCGCTGTTCGGCGGGCccgagccgccgcccgccgccgccgccgccctgggCTTCGGGCCCGCCAAGGCTCAgggcgccggggccgcgccgccccccgccgtcgccgcgccgccgccgggcgagGACGCGGCCCGCAAGGCCGCCTCCGGCCCCTTCTACCTGCTGCGGGAGCTGCCAG GCACCACGGAGCTGACGGGCAGCACCAACCTGATCACGCACTACAACCTGGAGCACGCCTACAACAAGTTCTGCGGCAAGAAGGTGAAGGAGAAGCTCAGCAACTTCCTCCCCGACCTGCCCGGCATGATCGACCTGCCCGGCTCCCACGACAACAGCAGCCTGCGCTCCCTCATCGAGAAGCCCCCCATCTGCGGCAGCTCCTTCACCCCCCTCACCGGCACCATGCTGACAGGCTTCCGCCTCCACGCTGGCCCG ctgcccgAGCAGTGTCGGCTGATGCACATCCAGCCGCCCAAGAAGAAGAACAAGCACAAGCACAAGCAGAGCCGCACCCAGGATCCCGTCCCCCCAG AAACCCCCTCGGACTCCgaccacaagaagaaaaagaagaaaaaagaggaggatcCGGAacggaagaggaagaagaaagagaagaagaaaaagaag AACCGGCACAGCCCGGAGCACCCGGGGGTGGGCAGCTcccaggccagcagcagcagcagcttgcgGTGA
- the TNKS1BP1 gene encoding LOW QUALITY PROTEIN: 182 kDa tankyrase-1-binding protein (The sequence of the model RefSeq protein was modified relative to this genomic sequence to represent the inferred CDS: inserted 1 base in 1 codon; deleted 2 bases in 1 codon) produces ASIQAPGAPSSTAEPRLGVSRSPGSPHTPGEGSPDTASPPGTPELPPRVTCSPGSPEAAGEYLGPPSPPPETPAKASRPPGSPEGPDDSPVSPQSPEGPDFSPPPSRDSGLRRSSEGVLQPPTAGQGMGELGGSLSALPRPGDPLSESSLGSESGWSLSQSFEWTFPSRGARWLASPPRSPIREMADSGLSEEGESDGEDPTPCPPCSRGDSGSEGPGPTVASSRGAEGAPCPGGPVAQREAEGSAEEEEEEEGEAEQDATAPCSPLCVTEPGRDLAEPEPPAQPGLLVEAAPPDLTPPDPATVADLAWAPAGDSPVSLQGPGGPGRAEGSSRGPDPHADPGWLTELLASPGAHAAGHGSPDTEGPEDLLGWSRKDLCSEFGIGRPHQAGTFDWTHEAVVRERDWPGETERDREFGTKSSWDGTRSVRDGDRQDGPFGTAGKDWGSDYKGTELMGETRLGCSDWSKSHSAGENCLQDQDFGAGKPKWGTGYGLDSAGSGEEIGSAKADWSSGYGVGRGQQQDKEPGSRQPSWTGRYGSGDPESQGGEMPPAWAGEYGTSDGEMKDRELTPDWASKYDSRDAETKGKDFTLGWAGRSSTGDTGTPDKEFSPSRPAWDSKYSTRDMESQDREFSPSRPAEAGEYSSRDMESQDREFXPSRPAWDSEYRSRDMESQDREFSPSRPAWDDEHRTRDVESQDREFSPSRPAWDDEHRTRGVESQDREFSPSRPAWDDEHRTRGVESQDREFSPSRPAWDDEHRTRGVESQDREFSPSRPAWDDEHRTRGVESQDREFSPSRPAWDDEHRTRGVESQDREFSPSRPAWDDEHRTRGVESQDREFSPSRPAWDDEHRTRGVESQDREFSPSRPAWASEYSSREMETRDSGFEPSRPAWDDKYSTRDVETRDGEFKPSRPAWASEYSSVNTGKEEREFSPGRLSWAGERSIGQTELVDAFGVRKDDLPGSCAADPPAQEPGWGSTDQQERGTTDSRDWAKELGGAERHNQFGIIGTEWVPDPSSAGASSDGSTSWAGGMRSGGLQEPLGDWHRDATSCVGTGDAGGVGPGQTAWGQGLGSLPVPGSSAQPREAGVEEPGWSQDLDAAGWNVELGDAEAKRREWASAFGARCAARSRDFGAGEQSPGDDTGSADGSIHLSDPSPPMGDAPADPADAESPWSEPPSPTEEERDLPKPATAPRSPRASPLLPEAAGGTLPDTESEEAPSDHLDGKRPPSWEEKRLFLGVPQPEGPTDHAGQEFTFLEDTEVLDSSVYRSKANLGRKRRHRAPALRPGAASEGDSWIFRDSTEPRPDRPAASSDEEAAEEPKSRRVRASLSSKGVKVPLFPGLNTSALKAKLRGRNRSAEEGAPPGDSKATPPKDPHVQRSKSCKIPGLSGKPLALPPKPEKSSGSDASPPHWLQALKLKKKKP; encoded by the exons GCCTCCATCCAGGCCCCGGGTGCTCCCTCCTCCACAGCCGAACCCCGGCTCGGTGTCTCCCGCTCCCCTGGCTCCCCCCACACTCCTGGAGAGGGATCCCCCGATACTGCCAGCCCCCCCGGCACTCCCGAACTGCCCCCCAGAGTCACCTGCTCCCCCGGCTCTCCCGAGGCTGCCGGTGAGTACCTgggcccccccagcccaccccctgAGACCCCTGCTaaagcctctcgtcccccaggcTCCCCGGAGGGACCCGATGACTCCCCTGTGTCCCCACAGTCCCCCGAGGGTCCTGATTTcagcccccctccc tccaGGGACTCGGGGCTCCGGCGCTCTTCAGAGGGGGTGTTGCAGCCCCCGACTGCGGGGCAGGGcatgggggagctggggggctcGCTGAGCGCCCTGCCCCGTCCCGGGGACCCGCTGTCGGAGTCGTCCCTGGGCAGCGAGTCTGGCTGGAGCCTTTCCCAGTCCTTCGAGTGGACGTTCCCCTCGCGGGGGGCACGGTGGCTAGCatcccccccccggtcccccatTCGGGAGATGGCCGACTCGGGGCTGTCCGAAGAGGGTGAGTCGGATGGGGAGGATCCGACCCCCTGCCCTCCGTGCTCCCGGGGGGACAGCGGATCCGAAGGGCCCGGCCCCACGGTGGCCAGCAGCCGGGGAGCGGAGGGAGCTCCGTGTCCAGGGGGTCCCGTGGCCCAGCGAGAGGCCGAGGGctcggcggaggaggaggaggaggaagaaggggaggcagagcaggaTGCCACCGcgccctgctcccctctctgtgTGACGGAGCCCGGCCGGGACCTAGCTGAGCCCGAGCCCCCCGCCCAGCCCGGCCTCCTCGTCGAGGCTGCCCCACCGGATCTGACCCCACCGGATCCAGCCACCGTGGCCGACTTGGCCTGGGCACCGGCGGGCGACTCCCCCGTAAGCCTGCAgggccccggcgggccgggccgggccgaagGATCCTCGAGGGGCCCCGATCCCCACGCCGACCCGGGCTGGCTGACGGAGCTGCTGGCGTCGCCGGGGGCCCATGCCGCGGGGCACGGCTCTCCGGACACGGAGGGGCCAGAG GACCTGCTTGGCTGGTCGCGGAAGGACCTGTGCAGTGAATTCGGCATTGGCAGACCTCACCAGGCCGGCACCTTCGACTGGACCCATGAGGCTGTGGTCAGGGAGAGAGACTGGCCTGGTGAGACGGAGCGGGACCGGGAATTCGGGACCAAATCGAGCTGGGACGGCACCCGCAGTGTCAGGGATGGGGACCGGCAGGACGGGCCCTTCGGCACCGCCGGGAAGGACTGGGGCAGCGATTACAAAGGGACGGAGCTGATGGGGGAAACGCGACTGGGCTGCAGCGACTGGTCCAAATCCCACAGCGCGGGGGAAAACTGCCTGCAGGATCAAGACTTTGGTGCCGGCAAACCCAAGTGGGGCACGGGCTATGGCTTGGACAGTGCGGGCAGCGGGGAGGAGATCGGCTCCGCGAAGGCTGACTGGAGCAGCGGCTACGGCGTGGGACGTGGCCAGCAGCAGGACAAGGAGCCGGGCTCCAGGCAGCCCAGCTGGACTGGCAGGTACGGCTCCGGGGACCCGGAGAGCCAGGGTGGGGAGATGCCACCTGCGTGGGCTGGTGAATACGGCACCAGCGATGGGGAGATGAAGGACAGGGAGCTCACCCCAGACTGGGCCAGTAAATACGACAGCAGGGATGCTGAGACCAAGGGCAAGGATTTtacgctgggctgggctggcagatCCAGCACTGGGGACACCGGGACCCCAGACAAGGAGTTCAGCCCCAGCAGGCCGGCCTGGGACAGCAAATACAGCACCAGGGACATGGAGAGCCAGGACCGGGAGTTCAGCCCCAGCAGGCCGGCCGAGGCTGGCGAATACAGCAGCAGGGACATGGAGAGCCAGGACCGGGAGT AGCCCAGCAGGCCGGCCTGGGATAGCGAGTACCGCAGCAGGGACATGGAGAGCCAGGACCGGGAGTTCAGCCCCAGCAGACCGGCCTGGGACGATGAGCACAGGACCAGGGACGTGGAGAGCCAGGACCGGGAGTTCAGCCCCAGCAGACCGGCCTGGGACGATGAGCACAGGACCAGGGGCGTGGAGAGCCAGGACCGGGAGTTCAGCCCCAGCAGACCGGCCTGGGACGATGAGCACAGGACCAGGGGCGTGGAGAGCCAGGACCGGGAGTTCAGCCCCAGCAGACCGGCCTGGGACGATGAGCACAGGACCAGGGGCGTGGAGAGCCAGGACCGGGAGTTCAGCCCCAGCAGACCGGCCTGGGACGATGAGCACAGGACCAGGGGCGTGGAGAGCCAGGACCGGGAGTTCAGCCCCAGCAGACCGGCCTGGGACGATGAGCACAGGACCAGGGGCGTGGAGAGCCAGGACCGGGAGTTCAGCCCCAGCAGACCGGCCTGGGACGATGAGCACAGGACCAGGGGCGTGGAGAGCCAGGACCGGGAGTTCAGCCCCAGCAGACCGGCCTGGGACGATGAGCACAGGACCAGGGGCGTGGAGAGCCAGGACCGGGAGTTCAGCCCCAGCAGACCGGCCTGGGCCAGCGAGTACAGCAGCAGAGAGATGGAGACCCGGGACAGCGGGTTCGAACCCAGCAGACCAGCCTGGGATGACAAATACAGCACCAGGGACGTGGAGACCCGGGACGGGGAGTTCAAGCCCAGCAGACCGGCCTGGGCCAGCGAGTACAGCTCCGTGAACAccggaaaggaagaaagagagttTAGTCCTGGCCGGCTGAGCTGGGCTGGTGAGCGCAGCATTGGCCAAACCGAGCTGGTCGATGCTTTTGGTGTCAGGAAAGACGACTTGCCTGGCTCCTGCGCCGCCGATCCCCCGGCCCAGGAGCCCGGCTGGGGCAGCACCGACCAGCAGGAGCGCGGTACCACCGATAGCAGGGACTGGGCTAAAGAGCTTGGAGGAGCCGAGCGCCACAACCAATTTGGCATCATTGGGACAGAGTGGGTGCCAGATCCCTCCAGCGCCGGAGCGTCGTCAGATGGCTCGACGTCCTGGGCCGGTGGAATGAGGTCCGGGGGCCTGCAGGAGCCCCTGGGAGACTGGCACAGGGATGCCACCAGCTGTGTGGGCACTGGTGATGCCGGTGGGGTTGGACCGGGCCAGACGGCCTGGGGTCAGGGCCTGGGCAGCCTGCCCGTCccgggcagctctgcccagccccggGAGGCTGGGGTGGAAGAGCCAGGCTGGAGCCAGGACCTCGACGCAGCCGGCTGGAACGTGGAGCTGGGCGACGCCGAGGCCAAGCGCCGGGAGTGGGCTAGCGCGTTCGGCGCCCGCTGCGCGGCCCGGAGCCGGGACTTTGGTGCTGGGGAGCAAAGCCCGGGAGATGACACCGGCTCGGCAGACGG AAGCATCCATCTCTCGGACCCCAGCCCGCCGATGGGCGATGCTCCGGCTGACCCCGCAGATGCGGAGTCCCCCTGGAGCGAGCCGCCCAGCCCCACCGAGGAGGAGAGGGACCTCCCCAAGCCGGCCACTGCCCCGCGGAGCCCCAGGGCCTCCCCTCTGCTGCCAGAGGCTGCCGGCGGGACCCTGCCAGACACGGAGAGCGAAGAAGCCCCCTCGGACCACCTGGATGGGAAGAGACCACCAAGCTGGGAGGAGAAGCGGCTCTTCCTGGGCGTCCCTCAGCCCGAGGGACCCACGGACCACGCCGGGCAGGAATTCACCTTCCTGGAG GACACGGAGGTCCTGGACAGCAGCGTGTACCGCAGCAAGGCCAACCTGGGCCGCAAGCGCAGGCACCGGGCGCCGgccctccgccccggggctgcctCGGAAGGGGACAGCTGGATCTTCCGGGACTCCACAG AGCCCCGTCCAGACCGCCCAGCAGCGTCCTCTGATGAGGAGGCAGCGGAGGAACCCAAGAGCCGGCGGGTGCGAGCGTCCCTGTCGAGCAAGGGGGTCAAGGTGCCGCTCTTCCCTGGCCTCAACACGTCCGCCCTCAAG GCCAAGCTGAGGGGCCGAAACCGCTCGGCCGAGGAGGGGGCGCCGCCAGGGGACAGCAAGGCGACCCCCCCCAAGGACCCCCATGTGCAGCGCTCCAAGTCCTGCAAGATCCCCGGCTTGAGTGGGAAACCCCTGGCACTGCCCCCCAAGCCGGAGAAGTCCTCAGG GTCTGATGCCTCCCCCCCACACTGGCTGCAAGCGCTgaagctgaaaaagaagaaaccttGA
- the APLNR gene encoding apelin receptor, with protein sequence MSPAAGGMEEATDAYAYGDNETECEYAEWGPSLALLPTIYLLVFLLGTAGNGLVLWTVFKGGRDRRRSADTFIANLAAADLTFVATLPLWAAYAWLGYHWPFGTAACKVSSYLVFVNMYASVFCLTGLSFDRYLAIVRPLATAKLRSRVSGLVATVALWALAALLALPALVLRRAAALGGDTKITCYMDYGGLAAPGTEGAWEVGLGLSSTALGFVAPFAVMLTCYFFIARTVASHFRRERAEGPRKRKRLLTIITVLVAAFGGCWLPFHLVKTLYVLMDLEVLPWSCGLHAFLNNLHPYCTGIAYVNSCLNPFLYAFFDPRFRHACAALLCCRTPGPGTERSASYSSGHSHPPGGKGGPVPGGKLDPATQETLFRA encoded by the coding sequence ATGAGCCCAGCGGCCGGCGGCATGGAGGAGGCGACGGACGCCTACGCCTACGGGGACAACGAGACGGAGTGCGAGTACGCCGAGTGGGGCCCCTCGCTGGCCCTGCTGCCCACCATCTACCTGCTGGTGTTCCTGCTGGGCACAGCGGGCAACGGGCTGGTCCTCTGGACCGTCTTCAAGGGCGGCCGGGACCGCCGGCGCTCGGCCGACACCTTCATCGCCAACCTGGCCGCTGCCGACCTCACCTTCGTGGCCACCCTGCCGCTGTGGGCCGCCTACGCCTGGCTGGGCTACCACTGGCCCTTCGGCACGGCTGCCTGCAAGGTCAGCAGCTACCTGGTCTTCGTCAACATGTATGCCAGCGTCTTCTGCCTGACGGGGCTGAGCTTCGACCGCTACCTGGCCATCGTCCGGCCCCTGGCCACCGCCAAGCTGCGCTCGCGGGTCAGTGGGCTGGTGGCCACGGTGGCCCTGTGGGCGCTGGCGGCTCTGctggccctgccagccctggTGCTGCGGCGGGCGGCCGCCCTAGGGGGGGACACCAAGATCACCTGCTACATGGACTACGGGGGCCTGGCCGCCCCGGGGACGGAGGGCGCCTGGGAGGTGGGGCTCGGGCTCTCCTCCACCGCCCTGGGCTTCGTGGCCCCCTTCGCCGTCATGCTGACCTGCTACTTCTTCATCGCCCGCACCGTGGCCAGCCACTTCCGCCGGGAGCGGGCCGAGGGGCCGCGCAAGCGCAAGCGCCTCCTCACCATCATCACGGTGCTGGTGGCCGCCTTCGGGGGCTGCTGGCTGCCCTTCCACCTGGTCAAGACCCTCTACGTCCTGATGGACCTGGAGGTGCTGCCATGGTCCTGCGGCCTCCATGCCTTCCTCAACAACCTCCACCCCTACTGCACCGGCATCGCCTACGTCAACAGCTGCCTCAACCCCTTCCTCTACGCCTTCTTCGACCCCCGCTTCCGCCATGCCTGCGCCGCCCTCCTCTGCTGCCGGACCCCCGGCCCCGGGACCGAGCGCTCCGCCAGCTACTCCTCGGGGCACAGCCACCCCCCCGGCGGCAAGGGGGGGCCGGTCCCGGGGGGCAAGCTGGACCCCGCCACCCAGGAGACGCTATTCCGTGCCTAA
- the ZDHHC5 gene encoding palmitoyltransferase ZDHHC5 codes for MPAASGKRFKPSKYVPVSAAAIFLVGATTLFFAFTCPGLSLYISPVIPIYNAVVFLFVLANFSMATFMDPGIFPRAEEDEDKEDDFRAPLYKTVEIKGIQVRMKWCATCRFYRPPRCSHCSVCDNCVEEFDHHCPWVNNCIGRRNYRYFFLFLLSLTTHIMGVFGFGLLYVLYQVEELSGVRMAVTMVVMCVAGLFFIPVAGLTGFHVVLVARGRTTNEQVTGKFRGGVNPFTNGCCKNVSRVLCSSPAPRYLGRPKAEQTVLVRPPFLRPEVSDGQITVKIMDNGIQTELKRTKSKGSLEVTESQSADAEPPPPPKPDLSRYTGLRTHLTLATNEDSSLLGKDSPPTPTMYKYRPGYSSSSSSAALPHSTSAKLSRVNSLKEPNSICESSRKPSYRSEPSLEPESFRSPTFGKSFHFDPLSSGSRSSSLKSAQGTGFEMGHLQSIRSEGTTSTSYKSLVNQTRNGSLSYDSLLTPSDSPDFESVQAGPEPDPPVGYTSPFLSARIAQQRETDLHGRFAGAVSPKHAPPREPSPVRYDNLSRHIVASIQEREKLLQQPPAPGKEEDAGLADSGIQSTPGSSNAPRTSSSSDDSKRSPLGKNPLTRPAPPRFGKPEPPHALRARSLGSPDQPAAPHLGKSVSYSSQKPASQASVPETEEVALQPLLAPKDEVQMRTAYSKSNGQPKSLGSAPPGPGQVPLSSPTRGGVKKVSGVGGTTYEISV; via the exons ATGCCAGCAGCATCTGGAAAGAGATTCAAACCCAGCAAATACGTCCCGGTCTCGGCTGCTGCCATCTTCCTAGTGGGAGCCACCACCCTCTTCTTTGCCTTCAC GTGCCCGGGGCTCAGCCTGTACATCTCCCCAGTCATTCCAATCTACAATGCCGTCGTCTTCCTCTTCGTGCTGGCCAACTTCAGCATGGCCACCTTCATGGACCCAGGCATATTCCCGCGAG CtgaggaggacgaggacaaggAGGATGACTTCCGAGCTCCGCTCTACAAGACAGTGGAGATCAAGGGCATTCAGGTCCGCATGAAATGGTGTGCAACCTGCCGCTTCTACCGGCCGCCGCGCTGCTCCCACTGCAGCGTCTGCGACAACTGTGTGGAG GAGTTTGACCATCACTGCCCCTGGGTCAACAACTGCATTGGGCGGCGCAACTACCgttacttcttcctcttcttgctcTCGCTCACCACGCACATCATGGGGGTGTTTGGCTTCGGCCTGCTCTATGTCCTCTACCAGGTGGAGGAGCTCTCCGGCGTCCGCATGGCGGTCAC TATGGTGGTGATGTGCGTGGCCGGCTTATTCTTCATTCCCGTCGCTGGCCTTACGGGGTTCCACGTGGTGCTCGTGGCGAGGGGCCGTACTACCAACGAACAG GTAACGGGCAAGTTCCGCGGTGGTGTCAATCCCTTCACCAACGGTTGCTGTAAGAACGTCAGCCGGGTCCTCTGCAGCTCCCCGGCCCCCAG GTACCTCGGGCGCCCGAAGGCCGAGCAGACGGTGCTGGTGAGACCCCCCTTCTTGCGGCCCGAGGTGTCAGACGGTCAGATCACTGTCAAGATCATGGACAACGGTATCCAGACAGAGCTGAAGAGGACAAAG TCCAAAGGAAGCCTGGAGGTGACGGAGAGCCAGTCTGCTGACGCTGAACCGCCCCCCCCACCTAAGCCAGACCTCAGCCGCTACACGGGCCTGAGGACACACTTAACCCTGGCCACCAACGAGG ACAGCAGCTTGCTAGGCAAGGACAGCCCCCCGACTCCCACCATGTACAAGTACCGGCCcggctacagcagcagcagcagctcggcaGCCTTGCCCCACTCCACCAGCGCCAAG CTGAGCCGAGTGAACAGCCTGAAGGAGCCCAACTCCATCTGCGAGAGCAGCCGCAAGCCCAGCTACCGCTCGGAGCCGAGCCTGGAGCCCGAGAGCTTCCGCTCGCCCACCTTCGGCAAGAGCTTTCACTTCGACCCGCTCTCCAGCGGCTCCCGCTCCTCCAGCCTCAAGTCAGCCCAGGGCACGGGCTTTGAGATGGGCCACCTCCAGTCCATCCGCTCGGAGGGCACCACCTCCACCTCCTACAAGAGCCTGGTGAACCAGACGCGCAACGGCAGCCTGTCGTACGACAGCCTGCTCACGCCGTCTGACAGCCCCGACTTCGAGTCGGTGCAGGCGGGCCCGGAGCCCGACCCGCCTGTGGGTTACACCTCGCCCTTCCTCTCGGCCCGCATCGCCCAGCAGAGAGAGACCGACCTGCACGGCCGCTTCGCCGGCGCAGTCTCCCCCAAGCACGCGCCGCCCCGTGAGCCCTCGCCCGTGCGCTATGACAATCTCTCCCGCCACATCGTGGCCTCCATTCAGGAGCGGgagaagctgctgcagcagccgccggccccgggcaAGGAGGAGGACGCGGGGCTGGCGGACTCGGGCATCCAGTCGACGCCGGGCTCCAGCAACGCGCCCCGCACCAGCTCTTCCTCGGACGATTCGAAGCGCTCGCCCCTGGGCAAGAACCCGCTcacccgcccggccccgccccgcttcGGCAAGCCCGAGCCCCCCCACGCGCTCCGGGCGCGCTCCCTGGGCTCCCCCGACCAGCCCGCCGCCCCCCACCTGGGCAAATCCGTGTCTTACAGCAGCCAAAAACCAGCGTCTCAGGCCAGCGTCCCCGAGACGGAGGAGGTGGCCTTGCAGCCCTTACTGGCACCAAA ggacGAGGTGCAGATGAGAACAGCCTACAGCAAGTCCAACGGGCAGCCCAAGAGCCTGGGCTCGGCCCCCCCGGGCCCGGGGCAGGTGCCCCTCAGCAGCCCCACCCGTGGAGGAGTCAAGAAGGTCTCCGGCGTGGGGGGGACCACCTACGAGATCTCGGTATGA
- the TMX2 gene encoding thioredoxin-related transmembrane protein 2 isoform X1 has protein sequence MAVLAPLLALLYSVPGLCRWLARPYYPLSALLATAFLLVRKVPPLCQGLPSQREDGNPCDFDWREVEILMFLSAIVMMKNRRSITVEQHIGNIFMFSKVANAILFFRLDVRMGLLYLTLCIVFLMTCKPPLYMGPEYIKYFSDKTIDEELERDKRVTWIVEFFANWSSECQSFAPIFADLSLKYNCSGLHFGKVDVGRYTDVSTRYKVSTSPLTKQLPTLILFQGGAETMRRPQIDKKGRAVSWTFSEENVIREFNLNELYQKAKKQSKPREEGPEEPPGLQAAAGHPDGEPKKDK, from the exons ATGGCGGTGCTGGCGCCGCTGCTGGCGCTGCTGTACTCGGTGCCGGGGCTGTGCCGCTGGCTGGCGCGGCCCTACTACCCGCTGTCCGCCCTGCTCGCCACCGCCTTTCTGCTCGTCCGCAAGGTCCCGCCGCTCTGCCAAGGGCTGCCCTCCCAGCGGGAGGACGGCAACCCCTGCGACTTCGACTGG CGGGAGGTGGAGATCCTCATGTTCCTCAGCGCCATCGTGATGATGAAGAACCGACGCTCCA tcACCGTGGAGCAGCACATCGGGAACATCTTCATGTTCAGCAAAGTGGCAAACGCCATCCTCTTCTTCCGCCTCGACGTCCGCATGGGCCTGCTCTACCTCACGCTCTGCATAG TGTTCCTCATGACCTGCAAGCCCCCCCTCTACATGGGCCCTGAGTACATCAAGTATTTCAGCGACAAGACCATAGAC gaggagctggagcggGACAAGCGGGTGACCTGGATCGTCGAGTTCTTCGCCAACTGGTCCAGCGAGTGCCAGTCCTTCGCCCCCATCTTCGCCGACCTCTCTCTCAA gTACAACTGCTCGGGGCTGCACTTCGGGAAGGTGGACGTCGGCCGGTACACGGACGTCAGCACCAG GTACAAGGTCAGCACCTCGCCCCTCACCAAGCAGCTGCCCACCCTCATCCTCTTCCAGGGCGGGGCAGAGACCATGCGCCGGCCGCAGATCGACAAGAAGGGCCGGGCGGTGTCCTGGACCTTCTCCGAG GAGAACGTGATCCGGGAGTTCAACCTCAACGAGCTCTACCAGAAGGCCAAGAAGCAGTCGAAGCCGCGGGAGGAGGGGCCCGAGGAGCCCCCCGGGCTGCAGGCAGCCGCCGGCCACCCTGACGGGGAGCCCAAGAAGGACAAGTAG